One region of Gossypium raimondii isolate GPD5lz chromosome 6, ASM2569854v1, whole genome shotgun sequence genomic DNA includes:
- the LOC105774375 gene encoding uncharacterized protein LOC105774375 has translation MTMFHFFNCAILTFGPHAIYYSATPLSEYDTLGTSVKAALVYLGTALVKLVCLATFLKVSENDGFDPYQELLKAVIGFIDVAGLYFALTQLTHRNISQNHKFQAVGLGWAFADSVLHRLAPLWVGARGLEFTWDFILQGLEANANLVLSISLAALGSLMWLRKNKPKTLIPIIYACAGIVATMPSITSYLRRGLGWHFPKVVGFELFTSLSMAFISWQLFSACQRPSS, from the exons ATGACGATGTTTCACTTCTTCAACTGTGCGATCCTCACTTTCGGTCCTCACGCCATCTACTACTCCGCCACTCCCTT ATCGGAGTATGATACTCTTGGTACTTCTGTTAAAGCTGCCCTTGTTTATCTTGGAACTGCTTTGGTAAAG CTTGTATGTCTCGCAACGTTTTTGAAGGTTTCTGAGAATGACGGCTTCGATCCGTACCAG gAACTTTTGAAGGCAGTGATTGGTTTTATAGATGTTGCTGGCCTTTATTTTGCCTTAACACAGTTGACTCATAGGAACATCTctcaaaatcataaatttcaaGCTGTTGGACTTG GATGGGCATTTGCTGATTCGGTTCTACATAGATTGGCACCCCTTTGGGTGGGAGCTAGAGGACTAGAATTCACTTGGGATTTCATTCTACAAGGCTTGGAAGCAAATGctaatttg GTGTTAAGTATATCTCTTGCTGCATTGGGATCTTTAATGTGGCTTCGCAAAAACAAGCCCAAGACTTTGATTCCCATAATATACGCATGTGCCGGAATTGTTGCTACCATGCCATCCATTACAAG CTATCTAAGGCGAGGATTGGGATGGCACTTCCCGAAGGTGGTAGGCTTCGAACTGTTCACGTCTTTGAGTATGGCTTTCATTAGTTGGCAATTGTTTTCTGCATGCCAAAGGCCCTCTTCATGA
- the LOC105773147 gene encoding uncharacterized protein LOC105773147 produces the protein MATSTSAVVAPTTATASVVNYGSKARKTTPKAVYIGGMSCYGGLKAHNNVVSLGMPVSTEKWFANVVSNLKGNGEGRKGGGGLSSTCNEAAEIFKIAAIMNGLVLVGVAVGFVLLRIEAWLEESEE, from the coding sequence ATGGCAACAAGTACTTCGGCTGTTGTCGCTCCAACCACGGCCACCGCGTCGGTGGTGAATTACGGCAGCAAAGCTCGAAAAACAACACCCAAAGCGGTTTACATTGGTGGAATGAGTTGCTATGGTGGATTGAAAGCACATAACAACGTGGTTTCACTTGGGATGCCCGTGAGTACCGAGAAGTGGTTTGCTAATGTTGTTAGCAACTTGAAAGGGAATGGCGAAGGAAGAAAGGGTGGCGGTGGTTTATCGTCGACGTGCAATGAAGCGGCTGAGATATTCAAGATTGCGGCTATAATGAATGGACTCGTTTTGGTTGGGGTTGCAGTTGGGTTTGTTCTTTTGCGTATTGAAGCGTGGCTAGAGGAATCCGAGGAGTGA